One Callospermophilus lateralis isolate mCalLat2 chromosome 6, mCalLat2.hap1, whole genome shotgun sequence genomic region harbors:
- the Cdsn gene encoding corneodesmosin: MGSSRAPEMGRVGGQGMMALLLAGLLLPGTLAKSIGTLSDPCKDPTRITSPNNPCLTGKGGSSSFSNSISSSGGSSGGSSGGSSGGSSSSSISSGGSSGGSSGGSSGYSISSGGSSGGSSGYSISSGGSSGSSFYQGGSAGSALFKPGSGYPKGTGDGSALPVNDKSHMTSGFSQSGGSSSFSQTSQMSSSSSQSSSSNLRPCSSDVPDSPCSGGPIVSHSGPYISSSHSVSGGQRPVVVVVEQHGSGGPGVIQGSPCSNGGHPGKPCPPITSVQQSYGGYEVVGGSSDSYLVPGMTYSKGKIYPVGYFTKDNPVKGSPGSPSFAAGPPISEGKYFSSNPIIPSHSSSSSNIYQSGASSAIAFQPVGSGGVQPCGVGFTGPKGPCSPSGSGVRISSSISSNSGSSYHPCSGVSQGPCSPPGTGSLGGSSSSSSSSSSSSLSSGKIILQPCSIKSSSSGQPCISVSSSTLSGGPDGSPQPDPSAGAKPCGLSSPGRIPCRSIRDILTQVKPLGPQLADPEVFLPQGGSLDSP, encoded by the exons ATGGGCTCCTCTCGGGCACCCGAGATGGGGCGTGTGGGAGGGCAAGGGATGATGGCATTGTTGCTGGCTGGTCTCCTCCTGCCAG GAACTTTGGCTAAGAGCATCGGAACCCTCTCAGACCCCTGTAAGGACCCCACACGAATCACTTCTCCGAACAACCCATGTCTCACTGGAAAGGGTGGCTCCAGCAGCTTCAGCAACTCCATTTCCAGTTCCGGTGGCTCCAGTGGTGGCTCCAGTGGTGGCTCCAGTGGTGGATCCAGCAGTTCTAGTATCTCCAGTGGTGGCTCCAGTGGTGGCTCCAGTGGTGGATCCAGCGGTTATAGTATCTCCAGTGGTGGCTCCAGTGGTGGTTCCAGTGGTTATAGTATCTCCAGTGGTGGCTCCAGTGGATCCAGTTTCTACCAGGGTGGTTCTGCAGGATCTGCATTATTTAAACCAGGATCAGGATATCCCAAAGGAACAGGGGatggctctgctctacctgtcaaTGATAAGTCTCACATGACATCAGGCTTTTCCCAGTCTGGAGGAAGCTCTTCCTTTTCCCAAACCTCTCAGATGTCCAGCAGCAGTAGTCAAAGCAGCAGCTCCAACCTGCGTCCCTGTAGCTCAGATGTCCCTGACTCTCCCTGCAGTGGGGGACCCATTGTCTCACATTCTGGCCCCTACATCTCCAGTTCCCACTCTGTGTCAGGGGGGCAGAGGCCCGTAGTAGTGGTGGTGGAGCAGCATGGCTCTGGTGGCCCTGGAGTGATTCAAGGTAGCCCCTGTAGCAACGGTGGCCACCCAGGCAAGCCCTGCCCCCCCATCACATCTGTACAGCAATCCTATGGTGGCTATGAGGTGGTAGGTGGCTCCTCTGACAGCTATCTGGTCCCAGGCATGACCTATAGCAAGGGTAAAATCTACCCTGTGGGCTACTTCACCAAAGATAACCCTGTCAAGGGGTCTCCAGGGTCCCCGTCCTTTGCAGCTGGGCCCCCCATctcagagggaaaatatttttccaGCAATCCCATCATCCCCAGCCACAGCTCATCTAGTTCCAACATATACCAGTCAGGAGCCTCCTCTGCCATTGCATTCCAGCCTGTGGGCTCTGGTGGGGTCCAGCCCTGTGGAGTTGGCTTCACAGGACCTAAGGGACCCTGCTCCCCTTCTGGCTCTGGAGTGCGCATCAGTTCTAGCATATCCAGCAATTCCGGTTCATCCTACCACCCCTGCAGTGGTGTTTCCCAGGGTCCCTGCTCCCCACCAGGCACTGGCTCCTTAGGAGgcagctccagctccagctccagctccagctccagctcccTATCCAGTGGCAAAATCATCCTTCAGCCCTGCAGCATCAAGTCCAGCTCTTCTGGTCAACCTTGCATTTCTGTTTCCTCGTCGACACTGAGTGGGGGTCCCGATGGCTCTCCTCAGCCTGATCCCTCTGCTGGTGCCAAGCCCTGTGGCCTCAGCAGCCCTGGAAGGATCCCTTGCCGCTCTATCCGGGACATCCTGACCCAAGTGAAGCCTCTAGGGCCCCAGCTAGCTGACCCTGAAGTTTTCCTACCCCAGGGAGGGTCACTTGACAGTCCATAA